The Loxodonta africana isolate mLoxAfr1 chromosome 14, mLoxAfr1.hap2, whole genome shotgun sequence DNA window CCGATGTTGGCAACGGCATGGTAACCTCTTGTTGCTGAGTGAGGACTGCTTCCAGGCCAAGCAATGGAAAAATCTAGAACCAGAACTCTGGGAGACTGTTGCCTCGGCACTTGGCGTCCAGCGTTTAGCGAGACGAGGACGGATATCAGCGGATGGCACTCGAACTCCAGCAGTGACTTTGCTGCTGGGCGACCATGGCTGGGTAGAGCACGTGGATAATGGAATCCGATATAAGTTTGATGTGACCCAGTGCATGTTCTCCTTCGGAAACATCACCGAGAAGCTGCGAGTGGCATCACTGTCCTGTGCTGGGGAAGTGGTGGTGGATCTTTATGCAGGGATTGGTTATTTCACACTGCCGTTTTTGGTTCATGCTGGTGCTGCCTTCGTCCATGCTTGTGAGTGGAACCCCCATGCTGTAGTTGCTCTTAGAACAAACCTTGAGATCAATGGAGTCGCAGATCGGTGCCAAATACACTTTGGGGATAACAGGAAGCTGAAGCTTTCCAACATCGCGGACAGAGTGAACCTGGGGCTGATTCCTAGCTCTGAAGAAGGCTGGCTCGTTGCCTGCCAAGTGCTACGACAGGATGCTGGGGGCATTTTGCATATCCACCAAAATGTGGAATCTTTCCCTGGGAAGAATCTCCAGCCTTCTGGAAGCAGTGGAATGGAGGAGGACCAATGGCCTTATCCTCAGCAAATTATCACCAACCAAGggaaaaatagaactaccagcgATTCTGGGGGAAAAATGCTGGCAGGTGCCACCAAACCAGAGTGGAGAAAGTGGGCGGAATCTGCAGAAACACGCATTGCCGCTCTTCTTCAGCAGGTGCATGGGAAACCGTGGAAGACACAGATCCTGCACATCCACCCAGTGAAATCCTACGCTCCCCACGTGGATCATATAGTCCTGGATCTGCGATGCCGCCCCTGTCCTCTTGTTGGTTAGAGGAGATGGATCCTGGGCAACTAGGGATCCACACGTGAGCAACCCTGAATGCATCAGCTCAGGTAGGTTCTCACCCCTGGCTCTTGGTGATCCATTTTAATAttcaaaaggcttgaaagcaggcTCCAGACTGATCCTAATCTTTTCATCTGTCTTCCACTGCTCACATTGAGAATGAGATACATATCTGGGAGAAGCAACATGCCTCATTGAAATGAGGCCCAGCTGCAGTCCTGAATTCCTAATTCTCCAGTTCTCTCTGGCTTTGGGCACGTGGTTTTAATATTCTTTTGGCCTTGgatttcctcatttgcaaagtgAGGGTTGCGTTGAACTGTCTCGCGTCTGTTAGCTAATGAGCAGTTGCACACAGGGCATCAGTTATTTTAGAGTGAAAGATGCagtgctgtgtcccaaagatcactctggctgcagtGTGGAGAATAAACTGGAGGGAGGCCAGGATGGAAGCAGGGGGACCGGTGAGGAGGCTTCTTTGGTTGTCTAGGCATGAGGTGATAGTGACTTGGACTAGGATGGTGGCAGTGGGAGGTGGATAGATTTGAGAAACATatgagaaataaaattaatagaACTAAGCAGTAGAATCCAAATAAAGGCACTCTAACTGTGCTGCTTTGTTTTCATGGGTAAATTAGGGAGGTAAGGGGACAGAAACTACTCGTATATTAAACCCATTCCCCTACTTTAGCAttagttcctgggtggcgcagatggttaagcgctcaactgctaaccgaaaggctggaggttcaaacctacccagaggtgcctcagaggcaGAGGAGTATGTAAGGCATGGCAGTTGTGGCACATGGTCTGGGCGCACTTGAGGCCTCCGCCCCCCAATAATCCCTCCCATTAATGCCCAACTTCCTTCCTCAAGCACGGCAGACACAGAGCCATTGGCCTGGGGGCGCAGAGGGGGCCACTTGCAAGTCCATGGGGGCACCAGACAAGGCACGGAATGACATTCCAAGGTGTCACAAATATGAAAGGGGCTAGACCGAAGCAGCTGGACAAGAGGGGGAAGGCATCGCTGCTATCAGCATCTATTCATCTTAAAATTGGGGGTGCAAGCAACTTAGAGATGGCCCCTGGGCACTTGAAGGAGAGGGCACAACTTAGAGACTCGTTAAGGGGCCTCAGAGGCAGCGTGTCAGTGTTTGCCATAGGCGCTATTTTCTGTAGATACGCCtcttcttggaagacaggcttggtgttctgcttctgaaaggtcacagctttgaaaaccctatggagcacagttctctgcacacatggggtgaccatgagttggaatcaactcgtcggcagctaacaacaaatgaGCGTTGGGAGAATGTCTTATGTATCAAGGTTCTTGTGGTAGAAGAAGCGTAAAGAATCACCACCTTAAATCATAGGGAAACTAGAGCTCCCCATCCCCCCCAAGCTTGTGCAGTTACtgccaataaaaaaaacccaaaacacccactgccatcaagtcgattccgactcgtagcgactctatagaacaaagtagaactgccccatagggtttccaaggagcacctcgtggattcaaactgctgacctttttgttagcagccatagctcaacCACtgggccgccagggtttcctgctgCCAAGAGTGAGCTATTAATAAAGTCCTGATTAAAATCTTAGGTTCTGACAGGCGTCACACGTCCTTTTCATCTCCCTTCCTCGGCTGACTACGTTAGGGACAACCCAGGGAGCGAGAGCTCTTCTGCGGTTCTCTAGGACAGTGTATCATATGGTGTCTGCCACCACCATGGCTTCCCACTGGGAGGACTGATTCTTGAGACTCACTCAGAGCTCTGTTTTGGTGCTTTCTGAAGCCAGCTGGACGTTTGCTTGATGGAGGAAATAGAAGCGTGGCTTTATCAGAACTGTGCCTAGCATTTGGCTGCCTGGAGTTGGGCTGGGCTGCTAGTCCTGGTTTAGCAGCCTTGGGTTGGTGGTGTTTGtgtcattcagcaaatatttattaagtgcttactcTATATAGGAGCTGCAGGGAATATAAGATACATTAGATACAGTCACTGTCTCTGAGGAGCTTACAGCCTAGCAGCAGAGTTAGCACAAGTACTCAAATAACTGTTATACAGCAAGTGCCACGTGGGAGTGACAGCCATGTTGTAGTAGAGCAAAGGGAGGAAGACTAGTTCTGAGGATTGGACAGGGAAGTCTTCAGAGAGGTGGTATTTGAATTAGCTCTTGAAAACtgggtaagatttttttttttactgttgtaaaaatatatgtaacgcAACATctgtcaattcaacatttttcacatttcaTGACTAATTCAGTAActgaaatgggaaaaattacaggtcaaagccctggaatgaaAGACTCAGAagagccctttcaggagcttgatgtgtgagattggattattgccaggactgtggagagcaacacatATTCAAAGGAGCATGGTTGGCCACGATCTTTGAGCTGGGCATCTGTAACTTTTCCCGTTCCGGTTATTGTGCCGGTTCACCCACATTTTAAAACTTTGATTCTGATCTGACTGTGcctccttggccatgactgaaccaggaagcTCTGGTTCTCACTTGTGGGCCCATACCACTCTCTCCTCAAACCAAAATGTTCAAGATGCCAAGCTGTGGCTAGA harbors:
- the TRMT12 gene encoding tRNA wybutosine-synthesizing protein 2 homolog, coding for MKPEGGKPGTVVAVVTEPRFTQQYRVYLEKQQLLDRQHRVVKMPDGTVALPVLGETLLDQHLQELRSRVAPGSTCMLTQLLHPVPSKAAQSCSPAQRLCLEVSRWVEGRGVTWSAELEADLPRCWQRHGNLLLLSEDCFQAKQWKNLEPELWETVASALGVQRLARRGRISADGTRTPAVTLLLGDHGWVEHVDNGIRYKFDVTQCMFSFGNITEKLRVASLSCAGEVVVDLYAGIGYFTLPFLVHAGAAFVHACEWNPHAVVALRTNLEINGVADRCQIHFGDNRKLKLSNIADRVNLGLIPSSEEGWLVACQVLRQDAGGILHIHQNVESFPGKNLQPSGSSGMEEDQWPYPQQIITNQGKNRTTSDSGGKMLAGATKPEWRKWAESAETRIAALLQQVHGKPWKTQILHIHPVKSYAPHVDHIVLDLRCRPCPLVG